In the genome of Leptolyngbya iicbica LK, one region contains:
- a CDS encoding AAA-like domain-containing protein: protein MSPREKFTKRQRGVFLSAEGRRRLTAAINQAAVLMNQGDRFTAADISQQTGVSKSTISRLWSGKVGVDHKSVQLIFSTFDLELTLDDLQSPQSKGAVGAASTPTPLSGPLPYPTGPVPLDSPLYVVRSPLEERAYHEMTQPGCVIRIKAPSGFGKSSLVLRLLAQAEKLGYGIASIDLLQVEPSTLTNPSAFLRWFCHAIAVKLGRQLNVEDYWSDVLGNALSTTLFIREQILDASAVPFLLHIKEFDRLFDHAATAQTVLPVLRSWYEEARHDAGWQRLRQVVSYATESYLPLDINQSPFNVGLPIPLPEFTPAQVNDLVAWHGLELDAVAQQQLMTLVGGHPQLIRLALYHLRQQALTLTELRQQAAERTGIFHSYLQEMLVRVQDGPEQMAVLKELVMSDRPISLDPILAYQLEATGLIKSTSTGWIMSLELYRDYLRNALFSLYE from the coding sequence ATGAGCCCCAGGGAAAAATTTACAAAGCGCCAGCGGGGTGTATTTTTGAGCGCTGAGGGGCGACGTCGGCTTACCGCTGCGATTAATCAGGCCGCAGTCTTGATGAATCAAGGCGATCGCTTCACGGCGGCGGATATTAGCCAGCAGACGGGAGTTTCTAAGTCAACGATTAGTCGGCTCTGGTCGGGCAAGGTAGGGGTTGACCACAAGTCAGTGCAGTTAATTTTCAGCACCTTTGACCTGGAGCTGACGTTAGATGACTTGCAGAGTCCGCAAAGCAAGGGGGCAGTGGGGGCCGCGTCTACCCCGACCCCCCTCTCAGGGCCGCTCCCCTATCCCACGGGGCCAGTGCCGCTAGATTCACCGCTGTACGTGGTGCGATCGCCCTTAGAAGAACGGGCGTATCACGAAATGACGCAGCCGGGTTGTGTGATCCGCATTAAAGCTCCCTCTGGATTTGGCAAGAGTTCTCTGGTGTTGCGGCTATTAGCCCAGGCCGAAAAACTGGGTTATGGCATCGCCTCCATCGACCTCCTTCAGGTCGAACCCAGCACATTGACGAATCCCAGCGCATTTTTGCGTTGGTTTTGCCACGCGATCGCCGTCAAATTGGGTCGCCAACTCAATGTCGAAGACTATTGGAGCGATGTACTGGGCAACGCCCTGAGCACAACCCTGTTTATCCGTGAGCAAATTTTAGACGCCAGTGCGGTGCCCTTTTTGCTCCATATTAAGGAGTTCGACCGGCTATTTGACCACGCCGCCACCGCCCAAACCGTTTTGCCCGTGCTGCGCTCATGGTATGAGGAAGCGCGGCACGATGCCGGGTGGCAGCGCCTGCGGCAAGTGGTGTCTTATGCCACCGAGAGCTACTTGCCCCTCGACATCAATCAATCGCCGTTTAACGTCGGCTTACCCATTCCCTTGCCAGAGTTCACGCCTGCGCAGGTCAATGACCTGGTGGCATGGCATGGCCTGGAGCTCGATGCCGTCGCGCAGCAGCAGTTGATGACACTAGTGGGGGGACATCCACAACTGATTCGATTAGCGCTTTACCATTTACGTCAGCAAGCGTTGACCTTGACTGAGTTGCGACAGCAGGCAGCGGAGCGTACGGGCATTTTCCATAGTTATTTGCAGGAGATGCTGGTGCGGGTGCAGGATGGGCCGGAGCAAATGGCGGTGCTGAAAGAATTGGTGATGAGCGATCGCCCGATCTCGCTCGACCCCATCTTGGCGTATCAGCTTGAGGCGACGGGCTTGATTAAATCGACCTCGACCGGTTGGATAATGAGTCTAGAGCTTTATCGCGATTATCTGCGGAATGCCCTATTTTCGCTGTATGAGTAG
- a CDS encoding REP-associated tyrosine transposase has product MPDYRRVYTPGGAVFLTLVTYNRKTLFAQPENIQRLRQAAAIVKTEMPFDITAAVILPDHLHFVWTLPPHDDNYSKRVGRLKVLFTRSFKGNVALPQDVCLSRQRQRESDVWQRRFWEHTIRDEADWIGHINYLHYNPVKHGFVGCPHQWEFSSFRQFVKNGFYAKDWGCRCGGQEAGVEYEGASLVVGE; this is encoded by the coding sequence ATGCCTGATTACCGACGTGTCTACACTCCCGGTGGGGCGGTCTTTCTCACTCTGGTCACTTACAATCGAAAAACTCTCTTTGCACAGCCCGAAAATATCCAACGCCTGCGTCAGGCGGCGGCCATCGTTAAGACCGAAATGCCCTTCGACATCACTGCCGCCGTTATCCTTCCTGATCACCTGCACTTTGTCTGGACTCTGCCCCCTCACGATGACAACTACTCCAAGCGCGTCGGTCGACTGAAGGTATTGTTTACTCGATCCTTTAAAGGAAATGTGGCGCTACCGCAGGATGTGTGTCTGTCTCGCCAACGGCAGCGAGAAAGCGACGTATGGCAGCGACGATTTTGGGAGCACACCATTCGCGATGAAGCCGATTGGATTGGACACATCAATTATTTGCACTACAACCCGGTCAAGCATGGCTTTGTCGGGTGCCCCCATCAGTGGGAGTTCTCAAGCTTTCGGCAATTTGTCAAGAATGGATTTTATGCAAAGGATTGGGGATGTCGGTGCGGCGGGCAAGAGGCCGGGGTTGAGTATGAGGGGGCGAGTTTGGTGGTGGGCGAATAG